The following are encoded together in the Chloroflexaceae bacterium genome:
- a CDS encoding Uma2 family endonuclease yields MAMQTRAESLKLVREADGLEIDLLPLQGLWTEEQYLRLTDHTRYLVEFTDGRIEVLPMPTDRHQTILRFLFLALVAFVEPRGGRVLFAALRLRIREGKFREPDILLLRDANDPRRQNRYWLGADLVVEVVSEADPERDTVEKVGDYAEAQIPEYWIVNPFDETITVLTLAGARYAEHGVFRRGEVATSALLNGFAVSVDEVFDAD; encoded by the coding sequence ATGGCTATGCAAACGCGCGCCGAGTCCCTCAAGCTCGTCCGCGAGGCTGACGGGCTGGAAATTGACCTCTTACCCCTTCAGGGACTGTGGACCGAGGAGCAGTATCTCAGGCTGACCGATCATACCCGCTACCTTGTCGAGTTCACCGACGGCCGTATTGAGGTCCTGCCAATGCCCACCGACAGGCATCAGACGATCCTGCGCTTCCTGTTCCTTGCGCTCGTGGCGTTTGTCGAGCCGCGCGGCGGGCGCGTGCTCTTCGCCGCCTTGCGCCTGCGCATCCGTGAGGGCAAGTTCCGCGAGCCGGATATCCTGCTTCTGCGTGACGCGAATGACCCGCGCCGGCAGAATCGCTACTGGCTCGGGGCCGATCTGGTTGTCGAAGTGGTGAGCGAGGCCGACCCCGAGCGTGACACCGTCGAGAAGGTGGGCGACTATGCCGAAGCTCAGATACCCGAGTACTGGATCGTCAATCCTTTCGACGAGACGATCACCGTGTTGACCCTGGCCGGCGCGCGCTACGCCGAACACGGCGTCTTCCGGCGGGGCGAAGTGGCCACGTCTGCGCTGCTTAATGGCTTCGCCGTTTCCGTGGATGAGGTGTTCGACGCTGATTGA
- a CDS encoding archease — protein sequence MDNECVYEELAHTADVGMRVRAPTPAALFACAARSLIALAGATPGEPAERRQVSVEAVDAESLLVEWLNEVLYLCESTGAVVADVLVTTWTPTRIVADVRLAPPATPPRGAIKAVTYHRMRLAETPEGWLAEYYVDV from the coding sequence ATGGACAACGAGTGCGTCTACGAGGAACTGGCCCATACCGCCGATGTGGGGATGCGCGTGCGCGCGCCGACCCCGGCGGCCCTGTTCGCCTGCGCAGCGCGGAGTCTCATCGCGCTGGCCGGCGCCACCCCCGGCGAACCCGCAGAGCGGCGGCAGGTGAGCGTCGAAGCCGTTGATGCCGAGAGCCTGCTGGTGGAGTGGCTCAACGAGGTGCTCTATCTCTGCGAGAGCACCGGCGCGGTCGTCGCCGACGTGCTGGTTACGACGTGGACGCCCACCAGGATCGTGGCCGACGTGCGTCTTGCTCCCCCGGCGACCCCGCCGCGGGGAGCGATCAAGGCGGTCACCTACCACCGTATGCGGCTGGCCGAAACGCCGGAGGGCTGGCTGGCTGAGTATTATGTTGATGTCTAG
- a CDS encoding ABC transporter substrate-binding protein: MGFNCAKAPLDEVKVRQALSHAVNKEEILAAALGGTGQAAFAPMAPALPGFDPSLKQYELGYDPARASALLTEAGFAPGPDGTLVRNGQPLNLTLLTFARAPNEDVATLLQSQLKAIGVNVTIQQYDTPTAAKAATEGQYDLLLWRYDRNDADVLNVNLHSSRIGSSNRFGYSNPQVDELLDRAARELDEAARARYYIEAQKLIMADAPWQPLYVPVDVLAINKRIQNYHLASMGRILLNEAQVLTQ, translated from the coding sequence CTGGGCTTCAACTGCGCCAAGGCTCCCCTCGATGAGGTCAAGGTGCGTCAGGCGCTCTCGCACGCGGTCAACAAGGAAGAGATCCTGGCGGCAGCCCTTGGCGGCACAGGCCAGGCGGCCTTCGCGCCAATGGCGCCCGCCCTCCCCGGCTTTGATCCGAGCCTGAAGCAGTACGAACTCGGCTACGATCCGGCCCGCGCCAGCGCCCTGCTGACCGAGGCGGGCTTTGCGCCCGGCCCCGATGGCACGCTCGTCCGCAACGGCCAGCCGCTGAACCTGACTCTGCTAACCTTCGCCCGCGCCCCGAACGAAGACGTGGCTACGCTCTTGCAGAGCCAGTTGAAGGCCATCGGAGTCAACGTGACCATTCAGCAATACGATACGCCTACCGCGGCGAAAGCGGCCACCGAGGGGCAGTACGATCTGTTGCTATGGCGCTATGATCGCAACGATGCTGATGTGCTCAACGTCAACCTGCACTCCAGCCGCATCGGCAGCTCCAACCGCTTCGGCTACAGCAACCCCCAGGTGGACGAGTTGCTCGACCGGGCGGCCCGCGAACTGGACGAAGCCGCTCGCGCCCGGTACTACATCGAGGCTCAGAAGCTGATCATGGCCGACGCGCCCTGGCAGCCGCTCTACGTGCCGGTGGACGTACTGGCCATCAATAAGCGCATCCAGAACTACCACCTGGCCTCGATGGGGCGCATTTTGCTCAACGAAGCGCAGGTGCTGACACAGTAA
- the glmS gene encoding glutamine--fructose-6-phosphate transaminase (isomerizing), protein MCGIVGYVGPREATEVVVGGLQRLEYRGYDSAGIAIFDPDRGLQLRRSVGKLHNLALRLSQEPVTGQVGLGHTRWATHGNVTEENAHPHCDASGRIVVIQNGIVENYLELKGRLLEMGYHFRSQTDTEVIAHLVGHYYREEEALAPAMRRAMAELRGGNAVVAFCIDEPDQLIAARLGNAGGVVIGAADGESFIASDAPAILDYTREMIFLEDRELAVITRHGATITTLDGATITRRPVRVPWDPVSAAKGDYKHFMQKEIHEQPRALMDVLRGRIDQEAGQVHLEDLTLDDAALRRLERIYATACGTAWHAGLVAKFMIESLARVRVEVDYASEFRYRSPVLGDDALLLAITQSGETVDTLAAMEEARAQGVPSVAIVNAIGSQAARVADGGPIYLHAGPEIGVASTKAFTSMLVAAYLFALRLGQARGTLNAAQIRKHLQALVELPGKAATVIERSLPICEELAEHYYRASDALFLGRQVNYPIALEGALKLKEISYIHAEGYPAGEMKHGPIALIDEAMPVVCIAPRDAIYEKMISNIEQVRARHGHVIAVGTEGDELLRSKANHVIETPPTLPLLQPVLTVIPLQIFAYYMALRRGCDVDQPRNLAKSVTVE, encoded by the coding sequence ATGTGTGGCATTGTCGGCTACGTTGGACCGCGTGAAGCGACCGAGGTGGTAGTTGGAGGACTGCAACGACTGGAATACCGAGGCTATGACTCGGCAGGCATCGCGATTTTCGACCCCGACCGGGGGCTGCAGCTCCGGCGCAGCGTGGGAAAGCTGCACAACCTGGCGCTGCGGCTGAGCCAGGAACCGGTTACCGGGCAAGTGGGCCTGGGCCATACGCGCTGGGCCACCCACGGCAACGTCACCGAGGAGAATGCCCATCCCCATTGCGACGCCAGCGGGCGGATTGTCGTTATCCAGAACGGCATCGTCGAAAACTACCTGGAACTGAAGGGCCGGCTGCTGGAAATGGGCTATCACTTCCGTTCGCAGACCGACACCGAGGTGATTGCCCACCTGGTCGGGCACTACTACCGTGAGGAAGAAGCGCTGGCGCCGGCAATGCGCCGGGCCATGGCCGAACTGCGGGGCGGTAATGCCGTGGTGGCCTTCTGCATTGACGAACCCGATCAGCTCATTGCCGCGCGACTGGGCAACGCAGGCGGCGTGGTCATCGGCGCAGCCGACGGCGAGAGCTTCATCGCCTCGGATGCGCCAGCCATCCTCGACTACACGCGCGAGATGATCTTCCTTGAAGATCGTGAACTGGCGGTGATCACCCGCCATGGCGCGACCATCACCACCCTTGACGGGGCGACGATCACGCGCCGCCCGGTCAGGGTGCCGTGGGACCCGGTCTCGGCGGCCAAAGGCGATTACAAGCACTTCATGCAGAAGGAGATCCACGAACAACCTCGGGCGCTGATGGACGTGCTGCGCGGGCGGATTGATCAGGAAGCCGGACAGGTGCATCTGGAGGATCTTACCCTCGATGACGCCGCTCTGCGCCGCCTGGAGCGGATTTATGCCACTGCCTGCGGCACGGCCTGGCACGCCGGGCTGGTGGCCAAGTTTATGATTGAAAGCCTGGCGCGGGTGCGCGTGGAAGTAGACTACGCCAGCGAGTTCCGCTACCGCAGTCCCGTGCTCGGTGACGATGCCCTGTTGCTGGCCATCACCCAGAGCGGCGAGACCGTGGACACCCTGGCGGCAATGGAAGAGGCGCGCGCTCAGGGCGTGCCCAGCGTGGCGATTGTCAATGCCATAGGCAGCCAGGCGGCGCGCGTTGCCGACGGTGGGCCGATCTACCTGCACGCCGGCCCGGAGATCGGAGTGGCCTCGACCAAGGCCTTCACCTCGATGCTCGTGGCGGCCTATCTCTTCGCTCTGCGGCTTGGGCAGGCTCGCGGCACGCTCAACGCCGCACAGATCCGCAAGCATTTGCAGGCTCTGGTGGAACTTCCGGGCAAGGCCGCGACGGTCATCGAGCGATCGCTGCCGATCTGCGAGGAGCTGGCGGAACACTACTACCGGGCCAGTGATGCCCTGTTCCTCGGGCGGCAGGTCAACTACCCTATCGCGCTGGAGGGCGCATTGAAATTGAAGGAGATCAGCTACATCCACGCCGAAGGCTACCCGGCAGGCGAAATGAAGCACGGCCCGATCGCGCTGATTGACGAAGCGATGCCCGTGGTGTGCATCGCGCCGCGGGACGCGATTTACGAGAAGATGATCAGCAACATCGAGCAGGTGCGCGCCCGCCACGGCCATGTGATCGCCGTCGGCACCGAGGGCGACGAACTGCTGCGCAGCAAGGCCAACCACGTGATCGAGACGCCGCCGACCCTGCCCTTGCTCCAACCGGTGCTGACGGTCATCCCCTTGCAGATCTTCGCCTACTACATGGCACTGCGGCGGGGCTGCGACGTGGATCAGCCCCGTAACCTGGCCAAGAGCGTCACTGTGGAGTAG
- a CDS encoding RtcB family protein, giving the protein MRVPARIYASEALLDHALEDLSLQQLVNAATLPGVVAYTLAMPDIHQGYGFPVGGVAAMALPDGVISPGAIGYDINCGVRLLAADLDAEQAAPYLDELADTLDRTCPSGTGRGGRFRLSDTELDEVLAEGARWCLRHDLATEHDLEHTEEGGCMAGANPARVSPRARDRARDQLGTLGAGNHFLEVDRVAQVHDAAIAAAYGLREGQLVVLIHCGSRGLGHQICTDYVRDFQQVVQRYDISLPDRELVCAPLSAPEAQAYIEAMHCAANFAFANRQTLAALVRESFTRVFARRGLPAGLRQVYDVAHNMGKMEEHRVNGKRMRVCVHRKGATRAFGPGSPEIPADYRPYGQPVLVPGSMGTASYVLAGTEHAMAVSFGSTCHGAGRMLSRTAAKRQIQGEQLRKQLSKQGIHVRAGSMAGLAEEAPFAYKSVDEVVAVVDRAGLARIVARLEPLLVVKG; this is encoded by the coding sequence ATGCGTGTGCCGGCGCGGATCTACGCCAGTGAAGCCTTGCTGGACCACGCCCTGGAGGATCTGAGCCTTCAGCAACTCGTCAACGCGGCGACGCTGCCCGGAGTGGTGGCCTACACCCTGGCCATGCCCGACATTCATCAGGGCTACGGCTTTCCCGTCGGCGGCGTCGCGGCGATGGCCCTGCCTGATGGCGTCATCTCCCCGGGGGCCATTGGCTACGATATCAACTGCGGCGTGCGCCTGCTCGCCGCCGACCTTGACGCAGAGCAGGCCGCGCCTTACCTGGATGAGCTTGCTGACACCCTCGACCGGACCTGCCCCAGCGGTACTGGACGAGGGGGCCGTTTTCGCCTGAGTGATACTGAGCTTGACGAGGTGCTGGCGGAGGGCGCCCGCTGGTGCCTGCGTCACGACCTGGCTACCGAGCACGACCTGGAACACACCGAGGAAGGGGGCTGCATGGCCGGGGCCAACCCGGCGCGGGTCAGCCCGCGGGCCCGCGATCGCGCCCGCGACCAGCTCGGGACGCTGGGCGCCGGAAACCATTTTCTTGAAGTGGATCGGGTGGCGCAGGTGCACGATGCCGCCATCGCCGCGGCCTACGGGCTGCGCGAGGGGCAGCTCGTCGTGCTGATCCACTGTGGCTCGCGGGGGCTAGGGCATCAGATCTGCACCGATTACGTGCGTGACTTCCAGCAGGTCGTGCAACGCTACGACATCAGCCTGCCCGACCGCGAGCTGGTCTGCGCGCCGCTGAGCGCGCCAGAGGCTCAGGCCTATATTGAAGCTATGCACTGCGCCGCCAATTTTGCCTTTGCCAATCGGCAGACCCTGGCCGCGCTCGTGCGCGAGAGCTTCACCCGCGTCTTCGCCCGGCGCGGGCTGCCCGCCGGTCTGCGGCAGGTGTATGACGTGGCCCATAATATGGGCAAAATGGAGGAACACCGGGTCAACGGAAAGCGGATGCGGGTCTGCGTTCATCGCAAAGGGGCCACGCGGGCCTTTGGTCCCGGTTCGCCGGAGATCCCTGCGGATTACCGGCCCTACGGGCAGCCGGTGCTGGTGCCTGGCTCGATGGGTACAGCCAGTTATGTGCTGGCAGGAACGGAACACGCCATGGCGGTGAGCTTTGGTTCAACCTGCCACGGGGCCGGGCGCATGCTCAGCCGCACGGCGGCCAAGCGCCAGATCCAGGGAGAACAACTGCGCAAACAACTGAGCAAGCAGGGCATCCACGTGCGCGCCGGGAGCATGGCCGGCCTGGCCGAAGAGGCCCCCTTCGCCTACAAATCGGTAGATGAAGTGGTAGCAGTGGTGGACCGGGCCGGGCTGGCGCGCATCGTCGCCCGCCTGGAGCCGTTGCTGGTGGTGAAGGGGTAG
- a CDS encoding FtsW/RodA/SpoVE family cell cycle protein — protein MAQRPFMAILRRFRGVEFQLLLTVLLFFAAGYLLVVVATRQREFVASVPGVLNILWPSTLPLLLFIGVSLGLSVSSPHADQVLLPLVALLAGLSLMLTARLEPSLNMLYRCTAADGVVFPCYEGVAAKQSLWVTLGVLGLGAMLFVPWDRLLIRTLRLSLIDFLDHYRYVWLALGLLLIFATFIFGVDPNNSGVRVWFNFGLFLFQPSELLKIILVIFMASYLNEYREVVSAGYRIGPLTLPPLPYLAPLVGMWGVAMATIVFQRDLGAALLLFGVFLAMLYAATGQGWYVLAGMLAFGLGAYVLYQLVPVVAVRVQIWLDPWTTAQGSGYQIVQAIYALAAGRIFGAGLGLGVPAIVPAIHTDFIFTAIGEEMGLAGTLAVLIAYILLIFRGFHIALRIPGRFRGFEQLLAIGLTTIIAVQTLIIIGGNLRLIPLTGITLPFVSYGGSSVLVNFIIVGLLMRISALSRG, from the coding sequence ATGGCACAGCGCCCCTTTATGGCAATACTCCGCCGGTTTCGTGGGGTAGAGTTTCAATTGCTTCTGACCGTACTCCTCTTCTTTGCCGCGGGTTATCTGCTGGTGGTCGTCGCGACGCGGCAGCGGGAGTTTGTCGCCAGCGTGCCAGGAGTGTTGAACATTCTGTGGCCCTCAACGCTTCCCCTGCTCCTGTTCATCGGCGTGTCGCTGGGCCTGAGCGTGAGCAGCCCGCATGCCGATCAGGTGCTCCTGCCCCTGGTGGCTCTGCTGGCCGGCTTAAGCCTGATGCTCACCGCGCGGCTTGAACCGAGTCTCAATATGCTCTACCGCTGCACCGCCGCCGACGGCGTGGTCTTTCCATGCTACGAGGGGGTAGCGGCCAAACAATCGCTCTGGGTGACGCTGGGCGTGCTGGGGCTGGGGGCGATGCTGTTCGTGCCCTGGGATCGCCTGCTCATCCGCACCCTGCGCCTCTCGCTGATTGATTTCCTCGACCACTACCGCTATGTCTGGCTGGCGCTGGGTTTGCTGCTGATCTTCGCCACCTTTATCTTCGGCGTCGATCCGAACAACAGCGGGGTCAGGGTCTGGTTCAACTTCGGGTTGTTTCTCTTTCAACCCTCGGAGTTGCTGAAGATCATTCTGGTGATCTTCATGGCTTCGTACCTGAACGAATACCGCGAAGTGGTGAGCGCGGGCTACCGCATCGGGCCGCTGACCCTGCCGCCGCTGCCGTACCTGGCGCCGCTCGTCGGCATGTGGGGGGTGGCAATGGCCACGATTGTGTTCCAGCGCGACCTGGGGGCCGCACTGCTGCTCTTCGGCGTCTTTCTGGCCATGCTCTACGCGGCGACCGGGCAGGGCTGGTACGTGCTGGCAGGGATGCTGGCCTTTGGCCTGGGCGCCTATGTGCTGTACCAGCTCGTGCCAGTGGTGGCCGTTCGGGTGCAGATCTGGCTCGACCCGTGGACCACGGCCCAGGGTAGCGGGTACCAGATCGTCCAGGCGATCTATGCTCTGGCGGCGGGGCGGATCTTCGGGGCGGGGTTGGGGCTGGGGGTGCCGGCGATTGTGCCGGCCATCCACACCGACTTCATCTTCACCGCCATCGGCGAGGAGATGGGTCTGGCGGGCACGCTGGCAGTGTTGATCGCCTACATCTTGCTGATCTTCCGCGGCTTTCACATCGCCCTGCGGATCCCCGGTCGCTTTCGCGGCTTCGAGCAACTCCTGGCGATCGGCCTGACAACGATCATTGCCGTGCAGACGCTGATCATCATCGGCGGCAACCTGCGGCTCATTCCCCTCACAGGCATTACGCTGCCCTTCGTCTCCTACGGCGGCTCGTCGGTGCTGGTCAACTTCATCATTGTCGGTCTGCTCATGCGGATTTCGGCCTTGAGCCGGGGGTAA
- a CDS encoding uroporphyrinogen-III synthase: MAHSLRPSEALPLFGRRILLTAPRTYAPRFAAAILDQGGLPVLMPTIETTLLDDYTALDACLRQRKTFDWIAFTSRNGIEALLYRCEQLGLSTTALNACRLAAIGKDAERLAELGLRVDLTPREPSPRGIVTALAALDTIQGAAILVPAPLVEGVPEPDVIPTFVADLQRCGMRATRVPAYRTRALDRARYAPELALMRQGAIDAIAFSSAAEIAAFLTMVNTPQDYGHCAICCFGPYTAQYARQMGLSPDVIAEDFSSFDGFATAIARHFTGAKPAHSG, translated from the coding sequence ATGGCCCATTCTTTGCGCCCCTCGGAGGCATTGCCGCTATTCGGCAGGCGCATATTGCTCACTGCGCCACGCACCTATGCGCCACGCTTCGCCGCCGCCATCCTGGACCAGGGCGGCCTGCCCGTCCTGATGCCTACCATTGAGACCACGCTGCTCGATGATTACACGGCCCTCGACGCCTGCCTGCGCCAGCGTAAGACCTTCGACTGGATCGCCTTTACCAGTCGCAACGGGATCGAGGCGCTGCTGTACCGCTGTGAACAACTCGGCCTGTCGACCACGGCGCTGAACGCCTGCCGGCTGGCGGCGATCGGCAAAGACGCTGAACGCCTTGCTGAACTTGGTCTGCGTGTTGACCTGACACCGCGAGAACCCAGTCCTCGCGGCATCGTGACGGCCCTGGCAGCGCTCGACACTATCCAGGGCGCCGCGATCCTCGTACCCGCGCCGCTGGTCGAAGGCGTGCCCGAACCGGATGTGATTCCCACCTTCGTCGCCGACCTGCAACGCTGCGGCATGCGCGCGACCCGCGTGCCAGCCTATCGGACGCGCGCGCTCGACAGGGCGCGCTATGCGCCCGAACTGGCGCTCATGCGCCAGGGCGCGATTGACGCGATTGCCTTCAGCAGCGCCGCTGAAATCGCCGCCTTCCTGACCATGGTCAACACTCCCCAGGACTACGGCCACTGCGCGATCTGCTGCTTTGGACCTTACACTGCCCAATACGCCCGCCAGATGGGGCTGTCACCCGACGTAATCGCCGAAGACTTCAGTTCCTTCGACGGCTTCGCCACGGCCATTGCCCGGCACTTCACGGGCGCAAAGCCGGCACACTCAGGTTAA
- a CDS encoding ABC transporter substrate-binding protein, protein MRVLALLLLVAVAGCGPAAQTPSAAPTTAPASPTEAATVAATTAPAAPTTAPAPTPVIGGAVTRAITAEPTSLDPHAAPGSGQNVILPYIFDTLVFRDMDNTYQPYLATDWEIAPDGKSVTFTLRDDVIFHDGTPLNAEAVAFTFKRFKEARTSAGEGLASMTDVEALDNRTVRFTFSEPSAVCFSTLATPYAGIVSPAAVEAAGNAFGQQPVGSGPFKFASWKQGTEIVLERNPDYRWSPPPVANPGAPYLERVIFKVIPDASTNWRPCRRARSI, encoded by the coding sequence ATGCGCGTACTCGCCCTACTGCTGCTCGTCGCCGTTGCGGGTTGCGGCCCGGCGGCTCAGACGCCCTCTGCGGCGCCGACCACGGCGCCAGCCTCTCCCACCGAGGCCGCCACGGTCGCGGCGACTACGGCCCCCGCAGCGCCCACTACGGCGCCTGCTCCAACGCCGGTGATCGGCGGCGCCGTCACTCGCGCGATCACGGCTGAACCGACCAGTCTCGATCCGCACGCCGCCCCAGGTTCGGGCCAGAATGTCATCCTCCCTTACATCTTCGACACCCTGGTGTTTCGTGACATGGACAACACCTACCAGCCATATCTGGCCACAGACTGGGAGATCGCCCCCGATGGCAAGAGCGTCACCTTTACCCTGCGCGACGATGTGATCTTCCACGACGGAACGCCGCTCAACGCCGAGGCGGTGGCATTCACATTCAAGCGTTTCAAAGAGGCCAGGACGTCGGCCGGTGAGGGCCTGGCCAGTATGACCGACGTGGAGGCCCTTGACAACCGCACGGTGCGCTTCACGTTCAGCGAGCCTTCGGCGGTGTGCTTCAGCACCCTGGCGACCCCCTACGCCGGGATCGTCAGCCCCGCGGCGGTTGAGGCTGCAGGCAATGCCTTCGGCCAGCAACCGGTGGGCAGCGGACCTTTTAAGTTCGCCTCATGGAAGCAAGGCACCGAGATTGTGCTCGAGCGCAACCCGGACTATCGCTGGTCGCCGCCGCCGGTCGCCAATCCAGGGGCGCCCTACCTGGAGCGGGTGATTTTCAAGGTGATCCCCGACGCCAGCACCAACTGGCGGCCCTGCAGGCGGGCGAGGTCGATCTGA
- a CDS encoding ABC transporter permease: protein MARYVLRRLAGAALMLLAVSLIVFVLLDVVPGDVAQTLAGDLASQEQLAAVRRELGLDQPLLMRYARFVEGVALRGDLGASAVSGRPVAALLAERFGATLKLALAALGLALAAGLLLGTLAAVRAGGYLDLAVMAGATLGESLPSFWVALLLIQVFALQLGWLPVVGAGSLKHLVLPAVTMALPAIALLARIVRSCLLDVRGADFVRTARAKGLDPLLVWRDHIFRNAILPVITILGLYLGHILGGAFIVETIFAWPGLGRLVVQAIFDRDVPVVVGAVLLIAVIYQVLNLAVDLLHAWLDPRVGREAL, encoded by the coding sequence ATGGCCAGATATGTGCTCAGGCGGCTTGCCGGGGCGGCGCTGATGCTGCTCGCCGTTAGCCTGATCGTCTTTGTGTTGCTCGATGTGGTTCCTGGCGATGTGGCACAGACCCTGGCGGGCGACCTGGCCTCGCAGGAACAACTGGCGGCCGTGCGCCGCGAACTGGGCCTCGACCAACCACTCCTTATGCGTTACGCGCGGTTCGTTGAGGGGGTCGCGCTTCGCGGCGACCTGGGCGCGTCGGCCGTCTCGGGCCGGCCGGTGGCCGCCTTGCTTGCCGAACGCTTCGGAGCGACCCTCAAGCTGGCGCTGGCGGCGCTGGGGCTGGCGCTGGCGGCGGGGTTGCTCCTGGGAACCCTTGCGGCTGTCCGAGCGGGGGGATACCTGGACCTGGCAGTGATGGCCGGGGCGACGCTGGGCGAGTCGTTGCCATCGTTCTGGGTGGCCCTGCTGCTGATCCAGGTGTTTGCCCTCCAACTCGGCTGGCTGCCGGTGGTCGGAGCCGGCAGCCTGAAGCATCTGGTGTTGCCCGCAGTGACCATGGCGCTGCCAGCGATTGCACTGCTGGCCCGGATCGTGCGCAGTTGTCTGCTCGACGTGCGTGGCGCCGACTTCGTGCGCACGGCTCGCGCCAAGGGACTGGACCCACTCCTGGTATGGCGCGATCACATCTTCCGCAACGCCATTCTGCCAGTGATCACCATCCTGGGCCTGTACCTTGGTCATATCCTCGGCGGCGCGTTCATTGTTGAAACGATCTTCGCCTGGCCCGGCCTGGGCCGACTGGTGGTGCAGGCTATCTTTGACCGCGATGTTCCCGTCGTCGTTGGCGCCGTGCTGCTGATCGCCGTAATCTACCAGGTGTTGAACCTGGCAGTTGATTTGCTCCACGCCTGGCTGGACCCGAGGGTGGGGCGCGAAGCGCTCTGA
- a CDS encoding ABC transporter permease produces MALKIEQPAGRAMERHRDASAAARDEQRRWRVALRPNVVVGAVLVGMLTLAAVLAPLLAPYPPDQIQPALRLRPPSFEHPFGTDAFGRDLYSRVLYGARIALRVSLLSVVLAAAPGIWLGLLAGYHGRWSDQILSRVMEIWLAFPGLLLAIVLMARLGPSLDTTVIALGVIGLPSFYRLARSGTMSARQALYVEAARALGIGHTRILWRHILPNLASPLIVLITLRMGTMLLAAGGLSFIGLGAQPPTPEWGALLASGRDHLDTAWWLAFFPGLAFTLSVTGFNLLGDGLRDLLAPETQGATAR; encoded by the coding sequence ATGGCTCTCAAGATCGAGCAACCTGCCGGACGTGCGATGGAGCGTCACCGGGACGCATCTGCCGCAGCCCGGGACGAGCAGCGACGCTGGCGCGTCGCCCTGCGTCCGAACGTCGTAGTCGGCGCCGTGCTGGTAGGGATGCTGACGCTGGCGGCGGTGCTTGCACCGCTCCTGGCCCCTTACCCTCCTGACCAGATCCAGCCCGCGTTGCGCCTGCGACCGCCGAGTTTCGAGCATCCCTTCGGCACCGACGCCTTCGGGCGCGATCTGTACAGCCGGGTGCTCTACGGCGCGCGGATTGCCCTGCGCGTCTCGCTGCTGTCGGTCGTGCTGGCAGCAGCGCCGGGGATCTGGCTGGGCCTGCTGGCGGGGTACCACGGCAGGTGGAGCGATCAGATCCTCTCACGGGTGATGGAGATCTGGCTGGCCTTCCCCGGCCTGCTGCTTGCCATCGTGCTGATGGCGCGCCTGGGTCCCTCACTGGACACGACGGTGATCGCCCTGGGGGTGATCGGCCTGCCCTCGTTCTACCGCCTGGCCCGCAGCGGAACCATGTCAGCGCGTCAGGCGCTCTACGTGGAAGCCGCCCGGGCGCTAGGGATCGGCCATACGCGTATTCTCTGGCGCCACATCCTGCCCAACCTGGCTTCGCCGCTAATTGTCCTCATTACGCTGCGGATGGGCACAATGCTGCTGGCCGCTGGCGGGTTAAGCTTCATCGGGCTGGGAGCGCAGCCGCCCACTCCCGAATGGGGCGCCCTGCTGGCCTCCGGGCGCGACCACCTCGACACGGCCTGGTGGCTGGCGTTCTTTCCCGGGCTGGCCTTCACCCTGAGCGTCACTGGCTTCAATCTCCTCGGCGACGGATTGCGCGACCTGCTGGCGCCCGAAACGCAGGGCGCAACGGCGCGCTGA